A single window of Aminobacterium mobile DSM 12262 DNA harbors:
- the cas5 gene encoding CRISPR-associated protein Cas5, whose amino-acid sequence MQIQLYCLPLKLYSQSASFRLPEEHTFQSTLPLPSVTAITGLIGAALGIKFEEAMEFKKENKLHFGIYGTHKSRVYDLWKHYKIKSKETISSVLIREVLFSVSIELLIASDNIDILQNVHDAFINPCYALSLGTSDDIAKLTHITEPLPIQISLISNIENTCLRGDISGKYTSSINLSDIPINQSIFPPRVYLLPTEYSFKDGSRKLSAKEPFTFISQPITLDTPIEGIEYNKRRFPLI is encoded by the coding sequence TTGCAAATTCAACTCTACTGTTTACCTTTAAAACTCTATTCCCAAAGTGCATCTTTTCGCCTTCCCGAAGAACATACATTCCAATCGACACTTCCTCTACCTTCTGTAACAGCAATAACAGGACTTATTGGAGCCGCCCTTGGCATAAAGTTTGAAGAAGCGATGGAATTTAAGAAAGAAAACAAACTTCATTTTGGAATATATGGAACGCACAAAAGCCGTGTTTATGATTTATGGAAACATTACAAAATAAAATCTAAGGAGACCATTTCTTCTGTTTTAATAAGAGAGGTCCTTTTTAGTGTATCAATAGAATTGCTCATAGCAAGTGATAATATTGATATACTTCAGAACGTTCATGATGCTTTCATCAATCCTTGCTATGCCCTTTCTTTGGGAACAAGTGACGATATCGCTAAATTAACACATATAACTGAACCTCTACCAATACAAATTTCTTTAATATCAAACATTGAAAACACCTGTCTAAGAGGGGATATTTCTGGGAAATATACATCTTCAATAAATTTAAGCGACATTCCCATTAACCAATCTATCTTCCCGCCTCGTGTCTACCTATTGCCTACAGAATATTCCTTTAAAGACGGCTCTCGAAAACTATCTGCTAAAGAGCCTTTTACGTTTATCTCGCAACCTATAACGCTTGATACTCCAATTGAAGGGATAGAGTACAACAAAAGGAGGTTCCCATTAATTTGA
- the cas6 gene encoding CRISPR-associated endoribonuclease Cas6: MKTKSLEVLLMKICLLFDIAEGNVLRLKQQHQYQIQAMVYNLLDKEYAHFLHNEGFIYEGKRHFKLFCFSKLFGNGPIKREKDFLYIPSPVKLSITSPVNAILEQLANNALSLGEIRLGNNFLQCKEVTVENPQAKSEEILVQTLSPIVCYSTLKKYDGSDFTHYHSPYDQEFGEQIHANLIKKFTLITSEKSELNQTIKIENLGRIWESIRFFSPEDNRPIKGWNGNFRLTGSQELLQTALDAGLGAKNSSGFGCVELIR; the protein is encoded by the coding sequence GTGAAAACAAAAAGCTTGGAGGTTTTGCTAATGAAAATATGCCTTCTTTTTGACATTGCCGAAGGAAACGTCTTACGACTTAAACAACAACATCAGTATCAAATTCAAGCTATGGTATACAACCTTCTCGATAAAGAGTATGCTCATTTTTTACACAATGAAGGGTTTATTTATGAAGGGAAACGTCATTTTAAATTATTTTGTTTCTCAAAGCTTTTTGGGAACGGCCCTATAAAACGAGAAAAAGACTTTTTATATATTCCTTCCCCCGTGAAACTTTCAATAACCTCTCCTGTTAACGCCATTCTTGAACAACTTGCTAATAATGCTCTTTCCCTGGGAGAAATAAGACTAGGAAATAATTTCCTTCAATGTAAAGAAGTAACTGTTGAAAACCCTCAAGCAAAATCAGAAGAGATACTAGTACAAACCCTCTCTCCAATAGTCTGCTACTCTACCCTTAAAAAATATGACGGAAGCGATTTTACTCACTATCACTCTCCTTACGACCAAGAATTCGGAGAACAAATACATGCAAATCTCATAAAAAAATTCACTCTAATAACATCAGAAAAAAGTGAACTAAATCAAACAATAAAAATAGAAAATTTGGGACGGATATGGGAATCGATAAGATTTTTTAGCCCTGAAGACAACAGACCAATCAAGGGGTGGAACGGCAACTTTCGACTTACAGGTTCTCAAGAACTCTTACAAACAGCTTTAGACGCTGGTCTCGGTGCAAAAAATAGCTCTGGATTCGGATGTGTTGAACTCATAAGATAA
- a CDS encoding CRISPR-associated helicase/endonuclease Cas3 gives MKYAKPDQSYEDHLVAVFQAWRQAIEMKRHLIDKMHTLYGISTDEILKASLLSIALHDIGKMNEPFQKIMASLNGGAPFDRKKNFRHELSSFPFVAMMGAELRKAAPETLFPQTPIEAIAVLGHHLAVDGDLSSFERERIQKDACFIEEGIEEALNIAESFFKRMNWNQKFVLPQNKSTPYDLALSTCKKALPCLTKRDGIQKCRDFYVLIKGLLYYADWHGSGNIKINYSVEKKPRTLVKDLQNRCQKKNIQFKGLRPFQEEMGNHLGNLIAIAPTGSGKTEGALLWALKNLSDMNNAKIIYLLPTMNTATQTWQRFVDIFGEENVGLCHSTAELVTKSETDKNINYESWEYRQKILFDKSFLRPITVATVDQLLSSGFNTGRWALKEINAANAVIIFDEIHSYDGWTLGLIISSLKHFSRLGSRYLLMSATLPNNLRNLFSEELGETQIVEDRSFQNSIRSNYTMHSYPINSKDGIQDIQQAVQEKRKVLVVVNSINLCQELCATLKSLNPICYHSRFIFKDRKDIENHIEQSCFVISTQVIEVSLDIDFDWLFTEVAPPDALVQRAGRINRYRDKQRDSQVHLYKYSDVSKRIYNPIFDPRLLERSESIFKSCQGNLSEKKLSNIVNDVYSDLDIRETTEYIEARSMYKNTQNRLLGILDNIITDEKAQTRLSKYHTVTVIPSMFYGDVITLPPRERAMYELKVPLWYFLKNGKIYSGLPFCDMEYDSYLGGKLKIDNRIENQFV, from the coding sequence TTGAAATACGCGAAACCAGATCAAAGCTATGAAGATCATTTAGTTGCCGTATTTCAAGCATGGCGACAAGCGATAGAAATGAAAAGGCACCTCATAGATAAGATGCACACCTTATATGGAATTTCAACCGATGAAATTTTGAAAGCTTCTCTATTATCTATAGCATTACACGACATAGGGAAGATGAATGAACCTTTCCAAAAAATCATGGCCTCTTTAAATGGAGGTGCTCCTTTTGATCGGAAGAAAAATTTTCGACATGAGTTATCGTCGTTCCCTTTTGTAGCAATGATGGGAGCAGAATTACGAAAAGCTGCTCCCGAAACACTTTTTCCCCAAACACCGATAGAAGCCATAGCTGTTTTAGGGCACCATCTTGCCGTTGACGGTGACCTTTCTTCTTTTGAAAGGGAACGAATTCAAAAAGATGCATGTTTTATTGAAGAAGGGATAGAAGAAGCGTTAAACATTGCAGAGAGTTTCTTTAAGAGAATGAATTGGAATCAAAAATTTGTACTTCCTCAAAATAAAAGTACTCCTTACGACTTAGCTTTATCTACATGTAAAAAAGCATTACCTTGTTTAACAAAAAGAGACGGAATACAAAAATGCCGCGATTTTTATGTTCTAATTAAAGGGTTGCTTTATTATGCAGATTGGCATGGCTCTGGAAATATTAAAATAAATTATAGCGTTGAGAAAAAGCCACGCACTCTTGTTAAAGATCTTCAAAATCGTTGCCAAAAGAAGAACATCCAATTTAAAGGATTACGCCCCTTTCAAGAAGAGATGGGAAATCACCTTGGGAATCTTATTGCTATAGCTCCTACTGGTAGTGGAAAAACTGAAGGAGCCCTACTTTGGGCGTTAAAAAATCTTTCGGATATGAATAACGCTAAAATAATTTATCTTTTACCAACGATGAATACAGCAACTCAAACATGGCAAAGATTTGTTGATATCTTTGGTGAAGAGAATGTGGGATTATGCCATTCAACCGCTGAACTTGTCACAAAATCAGAAACAGACAAAAATATCAACTATGAAAGCTGGGAATATCGGCAAAAGATCCTCTTTGATAAATCTTTTCTTCGCCCTATAACAGTAGCAACTGTAGACCAACTATTGTCTTCAGGATTTAATACTGGAAGATGGGCCTTAAAAGAAATTAACGCTGCAAACGCTGTGATAATATTCGATGAAATACATTCGTATGATGGATGGACATTGGGGTTAATTATTTCTTCCTTAAAGCATTTTTCACGATTAGGAAGCCGCTATCTTCTTATGAGCGCAACTCTTCCCAATAACCTCAGAAACCTTTTTTCAGAAGAACTTGGAGAAACACAAATCGTCGAAGATCGATCGTTCCAAAATAGCATAAGAAGCAACTATACCATGCACAGCTACCCTATAAACTCAAAAGACGGTATTCAAGATATTCAACAAGCGGTTCAAGAGAAACGTAAAGTTCTTGTTGTTGTAAATTCAATTAACTTATGTCAAGAACTCTGCGCGACACTTAAATCTCTTAACCCTATTTGCTATCACTCTAGATTTATTTTTAAAGATCGCAAAGATATAGAAAATCATATAGAACAAAGCTGTTTTGTTATTTCAACACAAGTAATAGAAGTTTCTCTCGATATTGATTTTGATTGGCTCTTCACTGAAGTTGCTCCACCTGACGCCCTCGTTCAAAGAGCAGGAAGGATAAATAGGTATAGAGATAAACAAAGGGATAGCCAAGTACATCTTTACAAGTATTCTGATGTTTCTAAACGAATTTATAACCCTATTTTTGATCCTCGTTTACTTGAACGTTCTGAATCTATATTTAAAAGTTGCCAAGGCAATTTATCTGAAAAAAAACTTTCTAACATCGTTAATGACGTTTACTCTGACCTAGATATAAGAGAAACAACAGAATACATTGAGGCACGATCAATGTATAAGAATACACAAAATCGACTTTTAGGTATCCTCGATAATATTATAACTGATGAAAAAGCACAGACTCGCCTTTCCAAATATCACACTGTAACCGTCATTCCTTCAATGTTTTACGGAGATGTCATTACCTTACCTCCTAGAGAACGTGCCATGTATGAGTTAAAAGTCCCCTTATGGTACTTTTTAAAAAACGGGAAAATATATAGCGGACTTCCATTTTGCGACATGGAATATGATTCTTACCTCGGAGGAAAACTAAAAATTGATAACCGAATAGAAAATCAATTTGTCTGA
- a CDS encoding DUF4198 domain-containing protein, with amino-acid sequence MFRFAKKRLLSFAVASVVFSFLLGSSSVYAHDFWVNASAPEKDLVKAEIGYGHDFPNPEPIAEGRVHLFDSLQLIKPDGVLKLKQVGENYAYQEKEALKKGSYIVTGTYLPTFWSKGSDGWAQKSRAQRPDATYCEKVTMFAKAVLNVSGSTSDEFVTKPIGQELEIVPLVNPAKVKTGEKFPVQILFDGKPLRTAKVSATFGGFSDRGYKAFSGRTDLEGYIDIIPLKAGYWYAEVEHKYGYEDKNVCDEVVLISTLTFNIND; translated from the coding sequence ATGTTTCGTTTCGCTAAAAAAAGACTGCTTAGTTTTGCAGTTGCATCTGTTGTTTTTTCTTTTTTACTGGGAAGTTCCAGTGTTTATGCCCATGATTTCTGGGTAAATGCGTCTGCCCCTGAAAAAGACCTTGTAAAGGCGGAAATTGGATATGGACATGATTTCCCAAACCCTGAACCTATTGCGGAAGGTCGTGTGCATCTTTTTGACTCGCTTCAATTAATTAAACCTGACGGGGTTTTGAAACTGAAGCAGGTAGGAGAAAACTATGCTTATCAAGAAAAAGAGGCGTTGAAAAAAGGAAGTTACATTGTTACGGGAACCTATCTTCCTACATTTTGGTCAAAAGGTTCTGATGGTTGGGCTCAAAAGAGCCGCGCACAGCGTCCTGACGCTACATATTGTGAAAAAGTAACAATGTTTGCCAAGGCTGTTTTGAATGTTTCAGGGAGCACAAGTGACGAATTTGTAACGAAACCTATTGGGCAAGAACTCGAAATAGTGCCTTTGGTAAACCCTGCAAAAGTGAAAACGGGAGAAAAATTCCCCGTTCAGATTTTGTTTGATGGCAAACCCCTTCGAACAGCCAAAGTTTCAGCTACCTTTGGTGGTTTTTCAGATAGAGGATATAAGGCCTTTTCTGGAAGGACCGACCTAGAGGGATATATCGACATTATTCCTTTGAAAGCAGGGTATTGGTATGCGGAAGTTGAACATAAGTATGGTTATGAAGACAAAAATGTATGTGATGAGGTTGTTTTGATTTCTACGTTAACTTTTAATATTAATGACTAG
- a CDS encoding ABC transporter ATP-binding protein, whose protein sequence is MKNTVKKKRGLSRLLEIAGEKKKMLFISAILSAISAIFMLVPFVSVYKVLGELLRNADSISAVNKNLMVQWGWIAFVGLLGGLMLMYCSLMFSHIAAFRILYGLRMKLARHIGKLSLGYLNGTSIGAVKKTLEQNVERIELFVAHTIPDIVNVAATVVVMFAIFFSLNGWMALTCLFAFALSVATQISMMFGEKAQQNMKLYYDSLEKINGSAVQYVRGMPVVKIFGQTVHSFKRFYKDLKDYRDFVVACCDKFENGMVFFVVVLNSFLTFILPVGLLFLSKEPQNMAFALVYLFFIVMAPGASSPLFKLTFLASGTREIIEGVERMDKIFNEPPVCEAANPKMPESYDVTFKNVSFAYENKEEATRIKALTDVSFTAKAREITALVGPSGSGKSTVANLIPRFWDVSQGEIKIGEVNIKDIPTERLMNTVSFVFQDTFLFYDSLYENIRIGKPDATREEVYAVAKAAQCHDFIESLPNGYDTFIGERGVFLSGGEEQRVSVARAILKNSPILVLDEATAFADPENEFKMQLALKELIKDKTVIVIAHRLSSIKNANKIIVLNNGKIEQIGTHDELTSKRGLYKRMWNAYTKAFDWTLNIEGRECA, encoded by the coding sequence ATGAAAAATACAGTGAAGAAAAAACGTGGACTCTCTCGTTTGCTTGAAATTGCCGGCGAAAAGAAAAAAATGCTTTTTATATCGGCCATTTTGTCTGCTATAAGTGCCATTTTTATGCTTGTTCCCTTTGTTTCTGTCTATAAGGTGCTGGGAGAACTGCTTAGAAACGCAGATAGTATTTCAGCTGTTAATAAAAATCTTATGGTGCAATGGGGGTGGATAGCCTTTGTAGGCCTTCTGGGAGGTTTAATGTTAATGTATTGCTCCCTTATGTTTTCTCATATAGCGGCTTTTCGTATTTTGTACGGTCTGCGCATGAAACTTGCAAGGCACATTGGCAAACTATCTTTGGGCTATTTGAATGGAACTTCGATTGGTGCAGTTAAAAAAACGTTAGAACAAAATGTTGAACGTATAGAGCTTTTTGTAGCACATACCATTCCTGATATAGTAAACGTTGCAGCTACTGTAGTTGTCATGTTTGCTATCTTCTTCAGCCTCAATGGTTGGATGGCCCTTACATGTCTTTTTGCCTTTGCCCTCAGTGTTGCGACACAAATTTCTATGATGTTCGGGGAAAAGGCTCAACAAAATATGAAATTATATTACGATTCTCTTGAAAAAATTAATGGTTCGGCTGTTCAGTATGTAAGAGGAATGCCTGTGGTTAAAATTTTTGGGCAGACCGTCCATTCTTTTAAAAGATTTTATAAAGATCTTAAAGATTACAGAGATTTTGTAGTTGCTTGTTGCGATAAGTTCGAGAACGGAATGGTTTTTTTCGTAGTTGTTCTCAATTCTTTTTTAACGTTTATTTTGCCTGTCGGTCTGTTGTTTTTAAGCAAGGAACCGCAGAATATGGCTTTTGCCCTTGTATATCTTTTCTTCATTGTTATGGCTCCTGGTGCTTCGTCCCCTCTTTTTAAACTCACGTTTCTTGCTTCAGGAACGCGAGAAATCATTGAGGGGGTAGAGAGGATGGATAAGATATTTAATGAGCCACCAGTGTGTGAGGCTGCGAATCCCAAAATGCCTGAAAGCTACGACGTGACCTTTAAAAACGTATCGTTTGCCTATGAGAATAAAGAAGAGGCAACAAGAATTAAAGCACTCACAGATGTTAGTTTTACGGCGAAAGCAAGAGAAATTACGGCACTGGTTGGTCCTTCTGGTTCAGGTAAGTCTACGGTAGCCAATTTAATCCCGCGCTTTTGGGATGTTTCTCAAGGAGAAATAAAAATTGGAGAAGTGAATATAAAGGATATTCCTACAGAACGTTTGATGAATACTGTCTCTTTTGTTTTTCAGGATACTTTTTTATTCTACGATTCATTATATGAAAATATCCGCATCGGAAAACCTGATGCTACTCGAGAAGAAGTCTATGCAGTGGCAAAAGCGGCACAATGTCATGATTTCATTGAAAGTTTGCCCAATGGTTACGATACATTTATTGGAGAACGAGGCGTATTTTTATCTGGAGGAGAAGAACAACGTGTCTCAGTTGCGAGGGCAATTTTAAAAAACTCTCCCATTCTTGTTCTCGACGAAGCAACTGCATTTGCCGATCCTGAAAATGAGTTCAAAATGCAATTGGCTCTTAAGGAGCTTATTAAAGATAAGACTGTTATTGTTATCGCTCACAGATTATCGTCTATCAAAAATGCCAATAAAATTATCGTATTGAATAACGGGAAAATAGAACAGATTGGCACTCATGATGAATTGACGTCTAAAAGAGGTTTGTACAAACGAATGTGGAATGCCTATACAAAAGCTTTTGACTGGACGTTGAATATTGAAGGGCGTGAGTGTGCATGA
- the cas2 gene encoding CRISPR-associated endonuclease Cas2 encodes MIYDVGVKRVNKVLKIGRKYLSWVQNSVLEGELTPATFTALKIEVNKIIKDDYDSVIFYVWRTERYTSREIMGKEKGGASIFV; translated from the coding sequence ATGATTTATGATGTAGGTGTAAAACGAGTCAATAAAGTTTTAAAAATAGGTCGAAAATATCTAAGCTGGGTACAAAACTCTGTCTTAGAGGGAGAGCTTACTCCGGCAACTTTTACTGCTCTTAAAATTGAAGTAAACAAAATCATTAAAGACGATTACGATAGCGTAATCTTTTATGTATGGAGAACAGAACGATATACTTCAAGAGAAATTATGGGCAAAGAAAAAGGTGGCGCGAGTATCTTTGTATGA
- the cas1b gene encoding type I-B CRISPR-associated endonuclease Cas1b translates to MGKTLYVLSSGELKRKENTIIIEGSEVRKFIPVETTDEMLIFGEVDLNKRFLEFCTANKVMLHFFNHYGYYQGTFYPREHMNSGAVILAQAKHCLDNCRRLLIAKKFVTGSIENMKKALQYYSRRGNIELDSIIEKLTVFSNYAKEQIGISELMGIEGNARDCYYTAFDLITGGGSFSMKKRSRRPPQNRINALISFLNSMCYVTTLAQIYKTHIDPRIGFLHETNFRRFSLNLDIAEIFKPIIVDRLIFSLLNKKEIQAKHFGAQSGGGIYLSEKGRPIVLKAWEERLNSTIEHPRLKRNVSYRSLIRMEAYKIEKHILHDEEYQPFAMRW, encoded by the coding sequence ATGGGAAAAACACTCTATGTACTTTCGTCAGGAGAACTTAAACGAAAAGAAAATACCATTATTATAGAAGGTTCAGAGGTTAGAAAATTTATTCCTGTAGAAACAACAGACGAAATGCTTATTTTCGGAGAAGTAGATTTAAACAAGCGTTTTTTAGAATTTTGTACTGCCAATAAAGTAATGCTGCACTTCTTTAATCACTATGGGTATTATCAAGGAACATTTTACCCCCGTGAACACATGAATTCAGGAGCTGTAATCCTTGCCCAAGCCAAACATTGTCTTGATAACTGTAGAAGGCTTCTTATAGCTAAAAAGTTTGTAACAGGTTCTATAGAAAACATGAAGAAAGCATTACAATATTATTCTCGACGTGGAAATATTGAGCTCGACTCCATAATTGAAAAACTTACTGTTTTTAGTAATTATGCAAAAGAACAAATTGGGATATCAGAACTTATGGGGATAGAAGGCAATGCACGAGATTGTTATTACACAGCGTTTGATCTAATAACGGGTGGAGGTTCCTTCTCTATGAAAAAAAGAAGTAGAAGACCCCCTCAAAATCGTATAAATGCTCTTATAAGTTTCTTAAATTCTATGTGCTATGTCACGACTTTAGCACAAATTTACAAAACACATATTGACCCCCGCATAGGTTTTCTTCACGAAACTAACTTCCGCCGTTTCAGCTTAAACTTAGATATAGCAGAAATATTTAAACCAATAATTGTAGACAGACTCATTTTTTCTCTTTTAAACAAGAAAGAAATTCAAGCGAAGCACTTCGGAGCTCAGTCTGGGGGAGGAATATACCTCTCAGAAAAAGGGCGGCCTATAGTTTTAAAAGCATGGGAAGAACGTTTAAATTCTACTATTGAACATCCTCGTCTTAAAAGAAATGTAAGTTATCGAAGCCTTATTAGAATGGAAGCATACAAAATTGAAAAGCATATACTCCACGATGAGGAGTATCAACCTTTTGCCATGAGGTGGTAA
- the cas4 gene encoding CRISPR-associated protein Cas4, which translates to MLISENIHIGGTLIQSYKICSRQVWFEVHKIDQDQENDFIMMGRLIDRNSYQRDKKSIDFEGSKFDILRKEKGTLVVGEIKKSSHSIDAARLQLAHYLYELQKNGIEARGELLFPKEKKREEVLLSEELKTHLDQVYQEIIAISSLEAPPHAKKCKYCRNCAYNELCWS; encoded by the coding sequence ATGCTAATATCTGAAAATATTCACATTGGAGGAACATTAATACAATCGTATAAGATCTGTTCACGCCAAGTTTGGTTTGAAGTTCACAAAATTGATCAAGATCAAGAAAACGATTTTATTATGATGGGGCGACTTATTGACCGAAATTCTTATCAAAGAGATAAAAAAAGTATTGATTTCGAGGGCAGTAAATTTGATATTTTACGCAAAGAAAAAGGAACATTAGTAGTAGGAGAAATTAAAAAAAGTAGTCATTCCATCGATGCCGCACGATTACAACTAGCACACTACCTTTATGAACTCCAAAAAAATGGAATCGAAGCTAGAGGGGAATTATTATTCCCAAAAGAGAAAAAACGCGAAGAGGTGCTACTCTCAGAAGAACTAAAAACGCATCTTGACCAAGTTTATCAAGAGATTATTGCAATATCGTCCCTTGAAGCCCCTCCTCATGCGAAAAAATGTAAGTACTGTAGAAACTGCGCTTACAATGAATTGTGTTGGAGCTGA
- the cas7i gene encoding type I-B CRISPR-associated protein Cas7/Cst2/DevR, translating to MIKNAKALTVTYLVKTTLGSLNGSDKEADNLSSIKKFTYENEDFPYGSSQWVRRALRDQLSNLGWELSEGKASTINKGAATTMQDPVKYIDDDLFGFMGTVKGQAATKRTSPLRVSPLVSLTPYTGDLDFGTNYMSVNAGGNPNIFETEICAGFYRGTILIELDRVGTGDGFNEDLTPTQKAKRVNAILDSLQNLWSSGRQSRFLTDISPKFIASAILSTKNPIFLETLMLEEKTIQLSPLIATLEDFKKIILDNTFGVREGFFDKTPEDTLPMGKAFDKMREWVRSVYTEE from the coding sequence ATGATAAAAAATGCTAAGGCTCTTACAGTAACATATCTGGTTAAAACAACTCTTGGAAGTCTTAATGGCAGTGATAAAGAAGCAGATAACCTTTCTAGCATAAAAAAGTTTACATACGAAAATGAAGACTTTCCTTATGGTTCCTCTCAATGGGTAAGAAGAGCATTACGTGACCAACTTTCTAATTTAGGATGGGAATTATCGGAGGGGAAAGCTTCTACTATCAACAAAGGTGCTGCTACTACTATGCAAGATCCTGTTAAGTATATAGATGACGATTTATTTGGATTTATGGGAACTGTTAAAGGCCAGGCTGCAACCAAAAGGACTTCTCCCTTGAGAGTTTCGCCGTTAGTTAGTCTTACCCCTTATACTGGAGATTTAGATTTTGGGACAAATTACATGTCAGTAAATGCCGGTGGCAATCCGAATATATTTGAAACAGAAATATGTGCTGGATTCTACAGGGGAACAATTTTAATAGAATTAGATAGAGTGGGAACTGGCGACGGTTTTAACGAAGATCTCACTCCAACACAAAAAGCAAAAAGGGTTAACGCTATTTTAGACTCACTTCAAAATCTTTGGTCATCAGGAAGACAGTCGCGATTTCTAACAGATATTTCTCCTAAATTTATAGCCAGCGCTATTTTATCTACTAAAAATCCCATTTTTCTAGAGACGCTCATGCTAGAAGAAAAAACCATACAACTTTCTCCTTTAATAGCAACTCTAGAAGATTTTAAAAAAATTATTCTAGATAACACTTTTGGCGTTCGCGAAGGTTTTTTCGACAAAACACCTGAAGACACGTTACCCATGGGGAAAGCTTTTGACAAAATGAGGGAATGGGTAAGATCCGTCTATACAGAAGAATAA